From the genome of Paraburkholderia largidicola:
AGCTTTTTCTGGCCCGCGGACGCGTGCGAAGATCGCCAGATTCGCCGTTTTATCCGGTGCCATGCGTGCCGGTTCGTCCGCTGCGGACCCAAATGCCGTCGTTCGGCGGCAGGCTGGCACGACCCCAGGCAAAGGTTTTCCCTCACCCACGGTTGGCCGCGCACGCGAGGCATGAAAATCGCGTACGTATCACGAGCCGCAGTAGTTCTTTTGCCAAACACTTGCATCTTGGCAACCGATTACCGCGTAAAATTGAATGCTGCGCTGACGACGGAGAAAGTTTCCGAAAGTTCCCGTTCGTCGGCCGCAAATGTAGCAACAGATAACAGACGTCGCCTTGCGCAGAACAGGGGTGGGATCATGAACACCATGCTTTATCCGGAACTTTATAAATCGCTCGAGTCCGTTCGATGGGATATGGAGAAGGACATTCCCTGGGACAAATTCGACGCGTCGCTGCTCACCGACGAGCAGGCGGCGACCATCAAGATGAACGCGATTACCGAATGGTCGGCGCTGCCCGCCACGGAAATGTTCCTGCGCGATAACCACCATGACAGCGACTTCTCGGCATTCATGAGCGTGTGGTTTTTCGAAGAGCAGAAGCACTCGCTGGTGCTGATGGAATATCTGCGCCGCTTCAAGCCGGAGATGTGCCCGACGGAAGAAGAGCTGCACGCGGTGCGCTTCGAATTCGATCCGGCGCCGCCGCTCGAGACACTGATGCTGCACTTCTGCGGCGAAATCCGCCTGAACCACTGGTATCGCCGTGCGGCAGAATGGCACACCGAGCCCGTCATCAAGCACATCTACGAAACCATTTCGCGCGACGAAGCGCGTCATGGCGGCGCCTACCTGCGCTACATGAAGAAAGCGCTGACGAACTTCGGCGACGGTGCGCGCGCCGCGTTTGCAAAGATCGGTGTGCTGATGGCCTCCGCGCGCCGCACGGAAAAGCCGCTGCACCCGACCAACCTGCACGTGAACCAGTCGCTGTTCCCGCGCGATACCATTCAATCGCGCCTGCCCGATCCCGAATGGCTCGAGCGCTGGCTCGACGAGCAGATCCGTTTCGACGACGGCTGGGAAAAGAAGGTCGTCGAGCGCATTCTGCACAACCTGTCCATTCTGTTCGAGCGCTCGTTCACGACGGCTCAGGAACTGAACCGCTACCGCAAGGAAGTCGTGACGCGTCTGCAGGCTGACCAGCAGACTGCGCAACAGCAGCTGGCCTGATAAGGGCCGCACGCCAGCCGGCTCAACCGGCCGGCGCGTCGTACAGACATCAACGGCCCGGCAGGTGAGAACCCGCCGGGCCGTTTTCTTTTTGCCTTGTCGCGAGCGTGGGTCGTCTATCATCGAACCCACGTCTCGCCTCTCAAACCCGCTCAACGATTGCTCTCATGGCCGCTACCTTCGAACGCAAGCTCACGACACGCGACGCCCTCGCTCAACTTCGCCCGTCGCTGACCGGCCCCGTGGTGTTCACGAACGGTGTCTTCGATATCCTGCATCGCGGGCACGTCACGTATCTCGCGGACGCGAAGGCACTCGGCGCGACGCTGATCGTCGGCGTGAATAGCGACGCGTCGGTGCGCATGCTCGGCAAGGGCGACGACCGGCCGATCAACAACGAAGCCGACCGGATGGCGCTGCTGGCGGCGCTGGAGAGTGTCGA
Proteins encoded in this window:
- the rfaE2 gene encoding D-glycero-beta-D-manno-heptose 1-phosphate adenylyltransferase, which translates into the protein MAATFERKLTTRDALAQLRPSLTGPVVFTNGVFDILHRGHVTYLADAKALGATLIVGVNSDASVRMLGKGDDRPINNEADRMALLAALESVDWVVCFGEQTPVALIDALRPDVLVKGGDYDMDKLPESALVRGWGGKALAIPFEHDRSTTALLKRVRAQG
- a CDS encoding ferritin-like domain-containing protein, with translation MNTMLYPELYKSLESVRWDMEKDIPWDKFDASLLTDEQAATIKMNAITEWSALPATEMFLRDNHHDSDFSAFMSVWFFEEQKHSLVLMEYLRRFKPEMCPTEEELHAVRFEFDPAPPLETLMLHFCGEIRLNHWYRRAAEWHTEPVIKHIYETISRDEARHGGAYLRYMKKALTNFGDGARAAFAKIGVLMASARRTEKPLHPTNLHVNQSLFPRDTIQSRLPDPEWLERWLDEQIRFDDGWEKKVVERILHNLSILFERSFTTAQELNRYRKEVVTRLQADQQTAQQQLA